A DNA window from Naumovozyma dairenensis CBS 421 chromosome 7, complete genome contains the following coding sequences:
- the RVS161 gene encoding amphiphysin-like protein RVS161 (similar to Saccharomyces cerevisiae RVS161 (YCR009C); ancestral locus Anc_1.424) produces MSWEGFKKAINRAGNSVIVKNVDKTIDKEYDMEERRYRVLQKAGDELQKEAKGYLDSLRAVTASQVTIAEVISNLYDDSKYISGGGYNVGNYYLQSVQDFDTETVKQLDGPFRETVLDPVTKFSTYFKEIDEAIKKRAHKKKDYDAAKAKVRRMIDKPAKDASKLPRAEKELSLAKDIYENLNNQLKLELPQLVSLRVPYFDPSFEALIKIQLRFCTDGYTRLAQIQQYLDQQSRDDYANGLLDDKITDLLNQMSTLDICALGFKG; encoded by the coding sequence aTGAGTTGGGAAGGTTTCAAAAAAGCTATCAACAGAGCTGGTAACAGTGTTATTGTGAAAAATGTCGATAAGACAATAGATAAAGAATATGACATGGAAGAACGTCGTTATAGGGTGTTACAAAAGGCAGGTgatgaattacaaaaggaAGCTAAGGGTTACCTTGATTCGTTAAGAGCTGTCACAGCATCGCAAGTTACTATTGCGGAAGTTATATCGAATCTTTACGATGATTCTAAATATATTAGCGGTGGTGGTTACAATGTCGGTAACTATTATTTACAAAGTGTTCAAGATTTTGATACTGAAACTGTTAAACAATTGGATGGTCCATTCAGAGAGACTGTGTTGGACCCAGTTACGAAATTTTCCACATATTTTAAGGAAATTGATGAAGCTATCAAGAAAAGAGCTCataagaagaaagattatGATGCTGCAAAGGCAAAAGTTAGAAGAATGATTGATAAACCTGCAAAGGATGCATCCAAATTACCTCGTGctgaaaaggaattaaGTTTAGCtaaagatatatatgaaaatttgaataatcaattgaaacTAGAACTACCACAATTAGTTTCATTGAGAGTTCCTTATTTTGATCCAAGTTTTGAAGCTCTAattaaaattcaattaagaTTTTGTACGGATGGTTATACAAGATTAGCCCAAATCCAACAATATCTAGATCAACAATCAAGAGATGATTATGCGAATGGGTTATTAGATGATAAGATTACAGATCTATTGAATCAAATGTCTACTCTAGATATTTGTGCGTTAGGTTTTAAAGGGTAA
- the SAT4 gene encoding serine/threonine protein kinase SAT4 (similar to Saccharomyces cerevisiae SAT4 (YCR008W); ancestral locus Anc_1.423), with protein sequence MTTNIDPSTVITKKNNISSKVKKLFGGGTVKPLTTTPKTNNNTDKKKENGKNINNNNDMTSSSLSIPSTDMKTSSSIIYNNKNLKAVASKTGLLHESSIKNDIKKKLDKYEQSFDLLSYSPTHSSYSSSGTSSSSNVSSANKAHINKSNASKKNNSHSHPHSHHHHNRHATQNTCTYYENGRLHGTPYPIAPPPSSYSSTSTAKHSKESIVRELKDPKKTAITRLQKEIISPSTEPSKAETKVAKKSTSCSTSASSSSLKTKKNGFVVLENGHHLHNLKKTKRQEKLSTMIKNMMGGSPSQRLRNEAISAVPDIIDLQNANATPPILLANLLKQMEINAKNNAAAKKKSKSKSKSKSKSKSKSESQNENESDATANLFKGKKLPTFGEKYGNCQEVLGRGAYGTVRICVKKIPKELTKEHRITTDCIATKQQQAIRDKNKSGDTEVDDGMVTLYYAVKEFTIRSGENEKKYATRLCSEFCLTASLQHTNIIRSLDLFQDINNKFYQVMEYCSGGDLFSLIVANGKLDYKEADCFFKQIMRGVAFMHEVGVAHRDLKPENILLTSNGTLKITDFGNSDCFKMAWEGKVALSGGICGSSGYIAPEEYIQEEFDPRPLDIWACGIIYMAMRLGKHLWDVAKKEDPLYMKYIKDRTKKTGYEPIERLKRARCRNVVYSMLDPVSNRRLTAKQVLNSEWGREIVTCLQSRSMK encoded by the coding sequence ATGACTACTAATATTGATCCATCTACTGTcattacaaagaaaaacaacatCTCATCAAAAGTGAAAAAGTTATTTGGTGGAGGAACTGTTAAACCATTGACGACTACTCCAAAAACGAATAATAACACCGacaagaaaaaggaaaatggcaaaaatattaataataataatgatatgaCATCTTCTTCGTTATCTATACCTTCAACGGACATGAAAACATCTAGTAGcattatatataacaataaaaatttgaaagcTGTGGCATCAAAGACGGGTTTGCTACACGAAAGTAGCataaaaaatgatatcaaAAAGAAACTGGATAAGTATGAACAATCCTTTGATCTTTTATCATATTCTCCAACACATTCAAGCTATTCTTCCTCTGGcacttcatcttcatccaACGTGTCTTCTGCTAATAAGGCTCATATCAATAAAAGTAATGCTTCCAAGAAGAACAATTCTCATTCTCATCCTCATTCTCATCATCACCACAACCGTCATGCCACTCAGAACACTTGCACTTATTATGAAAACGGTCGTCTCCATGGAACTCCCTATCCTATTGCTCCTCCTCCTAGTTCTTACTCTTCTACTTCTACCGCTAAACACAGCAAGGAATCCATAGTAAGGGAGTTAAAGGATCCGAAAAAGACAGCAATTACAAGATTACAAAAAGAGATAATATCTCCTTCCACAGAACCATCAAAGGCAGAGACAAAAGTTGCCAAAAAGTCAACTTCATGCTCGACATCCGCATCCTCATCCTCATTAAAGACTAAGAAGAATGGATTCGTAGTACTTGAAAATGGGCACCACCTACATAATCTAAAGAAGACAAAAagacaagaaaaattatcaacaatGATAAAAAACATGATGGGTGGATCACCAAGTCAAAGATTGAGAAATGAAGCCATAAGTGCTGTCCCTGATATTATCGATTTACAAAACGCTAATGCTACTCCTCCAATTCTGTTAGCTAATCTTTTGAAACAAATGGAAATTAACGCTAAGAATAATGCTGCAGCGAAAAAAAAGTCCAAATCTAAGTCCAAATCTAAGTCCAAATCTAAATCCAAATCCGAATCACAAAATGAGAACGAATCCGATGCGACTGCCAATCTTTTTAAAGGTAAGAAACTTCCCACATTTGgtgaaaaatatggaaattGTCAAGAGGTCTTGGGGAGAGGAGCATATGGTACAGTAAGAATCTGTGTGAAAAAGATACCAAAGGAGCTAACAAAGGAGCACAGGATTACCACTGACTGTATTGCaacaaaacaacaacaagctATAAGGGACAAGAATAAAAGCGGTGACACTGAAGTCGATGATGGAATGGTTACGCTTTATTATGCTGTTAAAGAATTTACTATAAGATCAGGtgaaaacgaaaaaaaGTATGCTACAAGGTTATGTTCAGAATTTTGCTTGACTGCATCATTACAACAtactaatattattagatcattagatttattccaagatatcaataataaattctatCAAGTGATGGAATATTGCTCAGGTGGTGAtctattttctttgatcGTTGCTAATGGGAAATTAGATTATAAAGAAGCAGattgtttctttaaacaaataatgaGAGGTGTTGCATTTATGCATGAAGTCGGAGTTGCTCATAGAGACTTAAAACctgaaaatatattactaACTTCGAATGGGACCTTAAAAATTACTGATTTCGGTAATAGTGATTGTTTTAAAATGGCATGGGAAGGAAAAGTAGCTTTAAGTGGTGGTATTTGTGGGTCATCTGGCTATATCGCACCAGAGGAGTATATTCAGGAAGAATTCGATCCAAGACCACTAGATATTTGGGCTTGtggtattatttatatGGCCATGAGATTAGGTAAACATTTATGGGATGTAGCTAAAAAAGAGGATCCCCTTTATATGAAGTATATTAAAGATAGGACGAAAAAAACTGGTTATGAACCTATCGAACGTTTAAAAAGGGCGAGATGTAGAAATGTTGTTTATTCGATGTTAGATCCTGTTTCTAATAGAAGATTAACAGCTAAACAAGTTTTAAATAGTGAATGGGGTAGAGAAATCGTTACATGTCTTCAAAGTCGTTCcatgaaataa
- the FAR7 gene encoding Far7p (similar to Saccharomyces cerevisiae FAR7 (YFR008W); ancestral locus Anc_8.105), which produces MIENKPIDPRLQQQQQQQQQQQQQQQQQQQQQQQQQQLFVTPQTENLTYLYQLTETLFNQINENKLQKQKILRNIDSLSNKLIANSHSNTKKIETQQDIVLFTKFIEKRIGNDNSKIIFNPDDKIQLENDKELIILQKQNEQLRSLLQDTKTSSAETLSLLKLNENSFNEVVTLLRNDVLKTHCLFIDIIKKRYNEKFNYLKDQEFNTYLEGINDLQKLMDISEIYKDLLRLLE; this is translated from the coding sequence ATGATAGAGAATAAACCAATCGATCCAAGACtgcagcagcagcaacagcaacaacaacaacagcagcagcagcagcagcagcagcagcaacaacaacaacagcaacaacagtTATTTGTGACTCCTCAGACAGAAAATCTGACCTATTTGTATCAATTAACAGAAACATTattcaatcaaataaatgaaaataaattacaaaagcaaaaaatattaagaaacaTAGACTCATTATCTAATAAACTAATAGCGAATTCACATTCTAACactaaaaaaattgaaacaCAACAAGATATTGTACTCTTCACTAAATTCATTGAGAAAAGAATCGGTAATGACAATAGTAAGATAATTTTCAACCCAGATGATAAGATTCAATTAGAGAATGATAAAGAActaataattttacaaaagCAAAATGAACAATTACGTTCATTACTACAAGATACGAAAACCTCCAGTGCGGAGACGTTGagtttattgaaattgaatgaaaattcattcaatgaaGTGGTAACATTGTTAAGGAATGATGTTTTGAAGACtcattgtttgtttattgatattatcaaaaagagatataatgaaaaattcaactATCTGAAAGATCAAGAATTTAATACGTATCTTGAAGGAATCAATGATCTACAAAAGTTGATGGATATTTCAGAAATTtataaagatttattaagattACTTGAATAA
- the NDAI0G05080 gene encoding SDR family oxidoreductase (similar to Saccharomyces cerevisiae YIR035C; ancestral locus Anc_2.668): MKKVVIVTGVSRGIGKSIVKQLLSLDSETIVYGISRSPIKDGDTIEEEYKERFIKITGDITDESSIKELIKEALTAHGRIDSIIINAGILEPVANVGEVDLPAWKKLFDVNFFSAVSLVSQCLPYVDKSNGSVIFVSSGASVKAYYGWAAYSASKAALNSFAMSVASERPKIKTITVAPGVVDTQMQVDIREKFGPESMTRESLERFTDLYNEKKLLDPIIPATIYAKLAIRGIPDELNGKYVRYDDPRLSFF, from the coding sequence ATGAAAAAAGTAGTCATCGTAACTGGAGTTTCAAGAGGTATCGGCAAATCAATTGTCAAGCAATTACTATCATTAGATTCTGAAACAATTGTCTATGGTATATCAAGGAGTCCTATTAAAGATGGGGATACTATTGAAGAGGAATATAAAGAGAgattcattaaaattaCAGGCGACATTACGGACGAATCGTCCATTAAGGAGCTTATTAAAGAAGCTTTAACTGCTCATGGGAGAATTGATTCTATCATTATAAATGCTGGTATCCTTGAACCTGTGGCAAATGTCGGTGAAGTAGATCTCCCTGCGTGGAAGAAGCTATTTGATGTAAATTTCTTCAGTGCTGTATCTTTAGTTTCTCAATGTTTACCATATGTGGATAAGAGTAATGGGTCTGTTATTTTTGTTAGTTCTGGAGCAAGTGTGAAAGCTTACTACGGTTGGGCTGCATATTCGGCATCTAAAGCTGCATTAAATAGTTTCGCCATGAGTGTAGCCTCAGAGAGACCCAAGATTAAGACAATTACTGTTGCTCCAGGTGTTGTAGATACACAAATGCAAGTCGATATTAGGGAGAAATTCGGGCCTGAATCAATGACTAGAGAGTCCCTAGAAAGGTTCACTGATTTGTATAACGAGAAGAAATTGTTAGATCCAATCATACCGGCTACTATCTATGCGAAATTAGCAATCAGGGGTATTCCCGATGAATTAAATGGGAAATATGTAAGATATGATGACCCAAGGCTCTCCTTTTTCTAA
- the LYS1 gene encoding saccharopine dehydrogenase (NAD+, L-lysine-forming) (similar to Saccharomyces cerevisiae LYS1 (YIR034C); ancestral locus Anc_2.664), whose amino-acid sequence MTVILHLRAETKPLEARAALTPTTVKHLISKGFKIYVEDSPQSIFHIDEYKKAGAIIVPAGSWISAPRDRIIIGLKEMPEEDKFPLVHEHIQFAHCYKNQAGWKDVLTRFINGNGTLYDLEFLENDEGRRVAAFGFYAGFAGAALGVRDWAFKNTHPDSEDLPAVSPYPNEKALIKDVVKDYKAALKRGAKTPKVLIIGALGRCGSGAIDLLRKVGVPEENIIKWDMKETARGGPFPEIAAADIFINCIYLSKPIAPFINFDLLNRSTRRLRTVVDVSADTTNPHNPIPIYDIATVFNKPTVLVPTKAGPKLSVISIDHLPSLLPREASEFFARDLLPSLEQLPERYTAPVWVKAEKLFNRHCARVYRSSKL is encoded by the coding sequence atGACTGTCATATTACATTTAAGAGCTGAAACCAAGCCACTAGAAGCAAGAGCCGCCTTGACACCCACTACGGTCAAGCATTTAATTTCTAAAGGTTTCAAAATTTACGTCGAAGATAGTCCtcaatcaatttttcaCATTGATGAGTACAAGAAAGCTGGTGCCATCATAGTCCCAGCAGGTTCATGGATTTCTGCTCCACGTGATAGAATCATCATAGGTTTAAAGGAAATGCCAGAAGAGGATAAATTCCCATTGGTTCATGAACATATCCAATTTGCTCATTGTTACAAGAATCAAGCTGGTTGGAAAGACGTCCTAACTAGATTCATTAACGGTAATGGTACCCTTTATGATTTagaatttttggaaaatgaCGAAGGTAGAAGAGTTGCTGCTTTTGGGTTCTATGCTGGGTTTGCTGGTGCCGCTTTAGGTGTCAGGGATTGGGCCTTCAAGAACACTCATCCTGATTCCGAAGATTTACCTGCTGTCTCTCCATATCCAAATGAAAAGGCTCTTATCAAGGATGTCGTTAAGGATTATAAAGCTGCTTTGAAAAGAGGTGCTAAAACACCAAAGGTTTTAATTATCGGTGCCCTCGGTAGATGTGGTTCTGGTGccattgatttattaagaaaAGTGGGTGTCccagaagaaaatattattaagtGGGACATGAAGGAAACCGCTCGTGGCGGTCCATTCCCTGAAATTGCTGCAGCAGACATTTTCATAAATTgtatctatctatctaaACCAATTGCACCATTTATCAACTTCGATCTATTGAATAGGAGTACTAGAAGACTAAGAACTGTAGTAGATGTCTCTGCTGATACAACAAATCCACATAACCCAATCCCAATTTACGATATAGCGACAGTTTTCAATAAACCAACTGTATTGGTACCTACTAAAGCTGGTCCAAAATTATCGGTCATTTCTATCGATCATTTGCCATCATTACTACCTAGAGAAGCATCTGAATTCTTTGCTAGAGATTTATTACCATCTTTAGAACAGTTACCAGAAAGATACACAGCTCCTGTTTGGGTCAAagctgaaaaattattcaatagACACTGTGCTCGTGTTTACAGGTCTTCTAAATTATAG
- the MGA2 gene encoding Mga2p (similar to Saccharomyces cerevisiae MGA2 (YIR033W) and SPT23 (YKL020C); ancestral locus Anc_2.662) → MAGVKKEPIMEELTDNHLHNIGIDMTDIELFEDLLLPQTGGTEDGHANRNDTNYSSNNQIDTHTKENASDFDAVSFNLSNNNNENDFFNIFIKTDQFEKDAHTTNLTPDGMMTFHSAISSLPRDNESFNTSPQEPPNTCSIISPKNISLSPNTSTDSAISAQQTQLTESSLHKIDKGIVKCQTLLSQTVTFGRDTPINSPFIDPLIYLNMDENILPYEFKVEGLPEISRVENQMKVSVTIISKDTSKNINENMICLSPDCIARQKFYLTKDLNTYPEHFQNQLLHIEAFLLGVSNNRLADVCLKCVKREERRASRRKSGLNDNKLWCDNDNRRAVVFNNKQVFVVDKEGSGENKKSFGLTTRIVCYCRHHKASNGFKIMFILSDSKGQVVGKTFTTPIMITDKKPSTLHPFETIIRQNANYNNNNNNNNSNSNSNSNSNSNSNSNNNIMNNGNGNGTVPMLANVLEDPNAVGNNNFVTSNSSFVMNSDNPSFVAPPSAMTTPQGIPLPTRHMPSPTSMSEEGSEPHNSEYSITVGTNPNTFNSYTSISTGNSIAGLDTQSRKRSRLNIQENSYNYNNNNQRRSWTNSGTGENSNSMMTGNLVNNQQTLHKMSDFQIPANPNRPSIQRVIPSQGPINGGIEVTLLGTKFKEGLLVKFGENIALSTQCWNDSTIVTYLPPAAYAGQVFVTVFDPEDLTNNEVIHPSKKAIFTYIDDTDRQLIELALQIVGLKMNGKLEDARNIAKRIVGNDTNSPSSAVGTDNAATNDISPTNKHNHNTINTASNNIYSYRNSMTDESLIIKVIQSLTSNANISMCDSLGRTLLHLAALKGYSRLVLELIKYGARIDDKDMFGFTPLCFACINGDVRTIKLLISCNASKHETTWNLVTPRDLFLSNCSPNADELMTREVLEVLENNGNDNNLHRNYSISSFNSSIFEKESVHSSNIAKATSKKATFSLESDQSGYEHSGSEAEDEYDDDSSISGIDCESEEEEQGEPEGETNLLPSLDPHTGVQTTIGENSTTDLATVLEETDVEHKGEETSLWNRVLTRINDDLPNYEDLFPRSKPNNIASDIAKEKIIEGIPAIEEPESMSIMESQTISSIESRGESSHASSEDEDEVFQKGFNKFFQNRRKFRNDKMLFFFWIPLNLLLLTWVLLFMFGKNEGKINYIIHVVPEYLRIVLAKILFGNERMKMAFKARISNFQNPGSLSDLAVS, encoded by the coding sequence ATGGCAGGTGTAAAGAAAGAACCAATAATGGAAGAACTTACTGACAACCATCTACATAATATTGGTATAGATATGACTGATATAGAACTCTTTGAAGACTTATTACTCCCACAGACTGGTGGTACCGAAGATGGGCATGCAAACAGAAATGACACTAATTACTCGAGCAACAATCAAATTGATACACATACAAAAGAGAATGCTTCAGATTTCGATGCTGTTTCCTTTAATTTaagtaataacaataatgaaaacgatttctttaatatctttataAAGACagatcaatttgaaaaggaCGCTCACACGACGAACTTAACCCCGGATGGTATGATGACATTCCATTCTGCTATATCTAGCTTACCTCGAGATAATGAAAGCTTTAATACATCTCCACAAGAACCACCTAACACCTGTAGTATTATTAGTCCTAAAAACATATCTTTATCACCGAATACTTCAACTGATAGCGCTATCTCAGCACAACAAACCCAATTAACAGAATCATCTCTACACAAGATAGATAAAGGAATAGTTAAATGCCAAACCCTCTTAAGTCAAACAGTCACATTCGGCAGAGACACTCCAATAAATTCACCATTCATTGATCCACTAATATATCTTAATATGGATGAAAACATATTACCGTACGAATTTAAAGTAGAAGGGCTACCAGAAATCTCAAGAGTCGAGAACCAAATGAAAGTGAGTGTCACCATAATAAGCAAAGATACaagtaaaaatattaatgaaaacatGATTTGCTTATCTCCAGACTGTATAGCAAGACAGAAATTCTATTTGACTAAGGATTTGAATACATATCCGgaacattttcaaaatcaattgtTACATATTGAAGCTTTCTTACTGGGAGTTTCTAATAATAGACTAGCCGACGTTTGTTTGAAATGTGTGAAGagagaagaaagaagagcTTCTAGAAGAAAATCAGGattgaatgataataaattatggtgtgataatgataatagaAGAGCTGTGgtttttaataataaacaagTTTTTGTCGTTGATAAAGAAGGGTCTggtgaaaataaaaagagtTTCGGATTAACTACTAGGATCGTATGTTATTGTAGACATCATAAGGCTTCTAATGGGTTCAAAATTATGTTCATCTTGTCTGATTCAAAGGGCCAAGTTGTAGGTAAGACTTTTACTACACCGATTATGATTACTGATAAAAAACCAAGTACTTTACATCCCTTTGAAACAATAATTCGACAAAATgcaaattataataataacaataacaataacaatagcAATAGCAATAGCAATAGCAATAGCAATAGCAATAGCAatagcaataataatataatgaataatgGAAATGGAAATGGGACTGTACCAATGTTAGCAAACGTTCTAGAAGATCCTAATGCTGTTGGAAATAACAATTTTGTAACGAGTAACTCCTCCTTTGTTATGAATTCTGATAATCCGTCATTTGTTGCTCCACCGTCTGCCATGACTACACCGCAAGGGATACCACTTCCAACAAGACATATGCCATCTCCAACGTCGATGAGTGAAGAAGGTTCTGAACCTCATAATAGTGAATATAGTATAACAGTCGGTACAAATCCAAACACTTTCAATTCATACACTTCTATTTCAACAGGAAATTCAATTGCTGGACTTGATACACAATCTAGGAAAAGATCACGTCTCAATATTCAAGAGAATTCctataattataataacaacaatcaaAGACGTTCATGGACAAATTCAGGTACTGGTgaaaattccaattcaatgATGACAGGAAACCTGGTTAATAATCAACAAACTCTGCATAAGATGTCTGATTTCCAAATCCCTGCAAATCCAAATAGGCCATCCATTCAAAGAGTTATCCCATCTCAAGGTCCAATTAATGGAGGTATTGAAGTGACTTTATTAGGtacaaaatttaaagaGGGACTCCTAGTCAAATTTGGTGAAAATATTGCACTATCAACTCAATGTTGGAATGATTCCACTATCGTCACCTATTTACCACCAGCAGCATATGCAGGACAAGTCTTTGTGACAGTTTTCGATCCAGAAGATCTTACCAATAATGAAGTAATCCATCCAAGCAAGAAGGCAATCTTTACTTATATTGATGACACTGATAGACAATTAATTGAACTAGCTTTACAAATTGTTGGGCTGAAAATGAACGGGAAATTAGAAGACGCAAGGAATATCGCCAAAAGAATTGTTGGAAACGATACGAATTCTCCATCATCTGCAGTAGGTACAGATAACGCAGCCACAAATGATATCTCGCCAACTAATAAACATAACCATAATACAATCAATACGgctagtaataatatttattcgTACAGGAACTCAATGACAGACGAATCGTTGATAATTAAAGTGATTCAATCGCTAACTAGTAATGCGAATATTTCAATGTGTGATTCTTTAGGGCGTACATTACTACATTTAGCTGCATTGAAAGGCTATTCAAGATTAGTATTAGAATTAATCAAATATGGTGCTCGTATTGACGATAAAGATATGTTTGGATTTACACCCTTATGTTTTGCATGTATTAATGGGGACGTTAGAACAATTAAACTGTTGATAAGTTGTAATGCTTCAAAACATGAAACGACATGGAATTTAGTCACTCCAAgagatttatttttaagtAATTGTAGTCCAAATGCTGACGAATTAATGACAAGAGAAGTTTTAGAGGTTTTGGAAAACAATGGTAACGATAATAACCTTCATAGAAATTACTCGATATCAAGTTTCAATTCAagtatatttgaaaaagaatcTGTTCattcatcaaatattgCTAAAGCAACATCGAAGAAGGCAACATTTAGTTTAGAGAGTGATCAATCTGGGTATGAACATAGTGGTTCGGAGGCTGAGgatgaatatgatgatgactCTTCCATATCCGGCATAGATTGCGAAAgtgaagaggaagaacaAGGAGAACCAGAAGGAGAAACAAATTTGCTACCTTCATTAGATCCACACACAGGGGTACAAACAACTATTGGAGAGAACAGTACAACTGATCTTGCTACAGTTTTAGAAGAAACAGATGTTGAACATAAAGGAGAAGAAACATCATTATGGAATAGAGTCTTGACTCgaattaatgatgatttaccAAATTATGAAGATCTATTCCCAAGATCAAAGCCGAATAACATCGCCAGTGATATTGCAAAGGAGAAGATTATTGAAGGTATTCCAGCTATCGAAGAACCTGAATCTATGTCTATTATGGAATCGCAAACTATAAGTAGTATTGAATCAAGAGGAGAATCATCGCATGCTTCATcggaagatgaagatgaggTCTTCCAAAAAGgttttaataaatttttccaGAACAGAAGGAAATTCAGAAATGATAAGatgttatttttcttttggaTTCCGTTGAACTTACTTTTATTAACATGGGTTCTTTTATTTATGTTTGGTAAAAATGAAGGTAAGATTAACTATATCATACATGTTGTTCCTGAATATTTAAGAATTGTCTTAGCAAAGATCTTATTCGGTAATGAAAGAATGAAGATGGCATTTAAGGCAAGAATATCTAATTTCCAAAACCCTGGGAGTCTATCTGATTTGGCTGTATCGTAG